The Vitis riparia cultivar Riparia Gloire de Montpellier isolate 1030 chromosome 3, EGFV_Vit.rip_1.0, whole genome shotgun sequence genome segment ttttttctattgagaagtatattttgaaaatgttctTGATTAAAATTAGTAGTTAAATATGATACCAGTGCCTTATTTTCGGGATGTTATGAGTTCAAAAATCATCGTTTATTTGTATTGAGCTTATATGCAGAGGTTTGATAATTGTTAGCATATCACTGGATGCCTTTAAGTTTCGGgattaaaaattgatagttTAACATGATATATATCTTACTTAGCCCACATGGAGCCAAGATGCAAGTTAGCCTTCCCATGAGTTGATGTACCTAAAACttgatataaattatatttatgctAGTCATTTTCTAGAAGTAACATTAAGAACATAACTTGATATATATGACATATTACTGAATTTATACGATAAGTAAATAAAGTAACTTGTTACTAGGATTAAAGCATTTTCCAAGCATAATTCAATAGGTTCCCACCTACCAAATCAAACTCTCTTGATTGCTATAAATAACTGCTCTGCTTTCATCAAGGGGCCTCTTAGAACTGGTGCAGTGGCCAAAAGGCCCTTCATGGCCTACAGAAGAAGAAGCATAGCCTCATCTATTGCAGATGTCTTTACTATAAGTCCTCTGCCATACCCAGTTCTCCTTATTCTAGCAGTGATCTTAATCTTCTTTTCTATATCATGGTATGTCTCTTATGACTCAATTATAGAAGCTGCAGAAGTGCAGATGAGTTGGGCGCTATTAGCCATTCCTATACTACTTCTAATGGCAGTCCACTTGGTGTCATCCATGGAAAATTCTGACCTCTTCTCTGCTTCCTCGCCCTATGGTTATCGCCGCCGCAGCTACCAGAGTCCTCAGGAAGGCAGCTCTCCATGGGGCGTGGCTGCTTTAATTGTGTTGTTGCTTATTATGGTGAAATACCAGTCTGTGTTCCATGATAGCTGGCTTGTTTAGTATGTTAATTGTTACTGAGTATGATGTGTTTAGGTTGAAATATGTGATTTGAATAACTGGGTTTTGTGTATAATATGACTATAGTGAGTTAAATTATCTGTTTTTAGGGTTTGGATTCTTGGCTTATGAATCTGGTCTAATTGCAGACGTTTGATGCTTTTGATTACTTCTATGGCTATTTTGCTTCTCTTATTTCCATGGAATCAATCTTTCTTCCAAAAGAGGAGCTATCAATCACTTTATTGAGATTGAAGCTATCTAATCATTCATGCAACTGATCTGTAATTTTTCCTGGAAAAAATGacagaaaattttcaactcttttGCATCTTCTAAGTTTGATGAGACAGCTCTAATGTGATGCAGTTGAGTAAAGGCTtttaattagggtttttatAGGAATTCACACGCATGAATGAAAGCCATTTCTCAACACATTTGAGGTATATTTGAATGTCAGAAGCTATAAGAAAGGGGGAAAAGAATTACTGAAAAACCATCACTTTCAgttgtttggttgatgagaaataGGAATGTGaccaagacaaaaaaataatcgaagttgaaagagtggaagaattgaattcaaaatagtgcttttttctattttattttctcttccttcttcgTCTCTGCTTTAACATTCCTCAGAACCAAACACACTCCCAGAAAATCTGATAAAGGTTGCTGAAATAAGTGGATATTGTAGGTCATTCCcctaattcaataaaataacaaaaagcaTCCCAATAATTTGAGGCATGCAATGATTAATCTACCCAAAGGGTTCAAGGTTTTCAGCAACAAAATAGCTTAGATTTAATCCAAAACCCAAAGTATCATGAtgggtaataataataaataaaccaaaagaGTCCACACGCCGATCAAACGCAATCACACAATGGCCACCCTCACTTGGCTGAGTCCCTTGGATGGGCttctgagagagagagagagagagagagagaccctCAAGAGTCATGGCCCAAGAGGAATTTAGACCTGACAACACCAGGTAGCTAACAATCACACCTACCCCTCCCAAAACTTTAATGATACAGTGTTTGGTAGTAGATAACCTGCCACTTAGCCCATGCAATATAGGCTACaacattcatttaaaaaaaaatcacaaaataaaaaccctTTAATTTCCATAAGTTGAATGTAGCATAAAAAGATAGTAGTCAAATATCGTAATTTTTATCGAAAAGtatataaaatcttaattatttttagatttatatatcaaatttaaattttataaatttgagtttctattttatgatttttttaatatatatatgaaaacacatttttttttaactctttataacaatcttaattttaaattatattataagataagaaatatattaaaaaaggaagaagaagaagatggattAGTCACTTTTATGTATGTCTTGTtgaagagaaaacaagaaatatacAAAACCCATCACTTGAACTTTGTGCCACCATGCTACAAATCATACCACACAGGACTTAAATATGAGTCATATTACAAAACCCAAAAGAGAAGAAACCCAATAGATACCAtaatcaaacccaaaatatGTACATTCACTGGCCTTACAATGACAAGTAAGGCATCCTTATTGTCATATGTAGAAAGTACCGGAGTTTCTTTGACTAAACAGAACTCCTGAGAGCTCCAAACCACTTTGATTGAAATAGAGATTGGTAAGAGACCAAGACAAGAAGCACCCCCACCAGGACAGCAACACCCCAAGGAAAGCTCCCAGCTCTGTGATTGGACTCATGATGTGGATTTGGAGCCTGGAAACTAGGCCTCCCATCAGAGGAGGAGGAGGCAATGAGGAAGATGAAGAGGATGGGCAACAAGAAGAGGAATAGCTGGAAGTTGTTGGTAGTTTGGTATAATTGGGCCTTGTAGCTTGTGTAATTGGAGAGTGACCACAAGAGAATGACAATGGCAAAAATGGCTAGCAATGGGAGAGGTGGTGTGGAGATGTTGTTGAGGGTCTGGCCTGTCCACCCATGTTTCCACTCTGGTCCCCTTCTCTTGTGGAAAAACCACTCCATTGGATTCTCAATCTCTAGCTACCTTGGTTTATCTGCAAGAAGTAAATGGGTTTATGTAAGTAACGATGGAGTGGGTTTGCTTTGATATGGGGTTTAGTCTTGGCATAAATGCTTTGAGTGTAGAATCTATTTGGAAGTCTTCTTTCTTTTGAAGTTATTCTCATCCAGTTCGAGTGGTATTTACCAAATTTACAATTACAGATTGGAGCCAGAAAATTTCTCTAGAGgggtataataataataataataatacttagGCTCAGACAGTCACTGATCTAACTAGGTCTTGATCAGGCATGGATTCACTTCCTTTACAATcatatatgaaagaaaacacATACCATTTGACTTCATTATCTAAAATCAATTGTGCTGCTGCATATAACCCCAAGAATCATTGCCGGTATAAGTGCCATATATCCTTGCCTTCTTCCGTCTTGCTGAAATGGAGATGAAAATCAAGCACAACCTAATAGATCAAGAGAGGAAAAAGCAAGAGCATCCTTACAGTTTTGATGTTTATAGAAGGTCAGGGGGTAGGGCTATAGTTGATTTTGTTTGGATAGAATTTTATGAAAGGGCTGCTTTCTAGTTTTATTAGTAAATACAAATTTATGCGGTACAAGATATGAATAGAATAAATGAATCTCAAATAATATAGCATGAGTGATCATTTTACGAAAATGAGCAATGAAAAAAACGAAGTGTTAGAGAGGAACCATGTTCTAAGGCCCTTTTCTTAAGAACTCTCTGCTTAGAGTAATCCTTAATAGATGAGTaatcaaaaatgaaatttgagaacaaaAGATTTAGGTACCTTCTTATATCTTGCCATTCAGAAGAACAGGGTAAAGAAGAAATCCAGCGATGAGAATGTGGAGATATATCAATGACATCTATCCTCTTCAGATGTAAGAGCTCACCAAGTCCATAGATGTCCAAGACACTTCTAAAAATCTGTAACTGAGTAAGGTTTGTCATGCCACCCTTCTCTATAATCAACAACTTCATCGGTCCGTATAAGTCAGAAAGTTGAAGGATTTTGAGTTGAGGAAAGCCACCTGCAGATACTTGCATTTCCCATCCACGGTATGACCACATTCTTAATCTTAAAGTCAACAATTTTGGTAGCTTCTCCAAAATCACCATTGGGTCATAGTCTAGCTCAGTATCTTCTAAGGTCAGCTGTGTTAGATTTGGTGGGAACTCATGTAATTGCCCTATGGATCTTTCCATATGCAGCTTAGATAGATGTAGCAAAGAGCTCATGTCGAAGGATGGAACCCCGGAGAAATGTGATGCCTTAAGATACAAGGAGCGAAGATTCTCAAGCTTAGCAATGGAGTTTGAAAACTCGACCACTATCGCGtcatccatttttattttcagtttcCGAAGGCTAGTTAAGTCACTTGTGTCATTTTGTTGCCAATCACTAAACCATATTCCGGACAGAGTTTGGAGATTTCTTAGATTGTCAATCCGTAATGGCTTGTCATCTTCTCTATCATACGAGAGGAAAAGGTGTCgtagatttttcattttctctatcATAGTTGGTGTTCCTTTAGAAATACATATATCCAAAGTCTGTAAACTCCTTAGCTCATCTAAGGAGGTTGGAAAGTTTACACAGTCCTGCAAACTCCCCAAACAAGAAGGTGGACAGTTTGAATACCTATGCGCTGTTAATCTCAAGTACCTTAAATGAACTAGTTTCCCAAATGAATTTGGTGGCTCATAGATCTTTACATTTCCCAAGTCTAACACTCTAagtaatttgaaatatttgtaaataaaatctaACCATGATAGTATCCCATAATATCGACTATGGGGACTACGTTGGAGtacaaaaaagaagagagacCGAATATATGGGGTTGAATGTTCTCTGGAAGCATACCTCTCCAAGTCCAAATAAATACCTAGTCGACGGGATTTGGTGAAAGGAAAAGATGAAGTAGTTGAGGGAAGAGAAACTATGTCCTTTTGAATCTCAACAAAGTTTTGCTCCTTGGCTTTTTTTATGCATAAATCCCGTACTAGATCATGAATCCGGCATTCTGTAACTCTCTCATTAACACTCACTGCTACCGCTTGAACCAAGTTTCTATTGATTAACTCATTCAAATAATCCTCAGCAGTGTCCTCCAGTCTTTGTTCATCTTGCTGTGGGATAAAACCCTCAGCCATCCATAGAAGCAGTAATGTTCTCTTGGAGATTACCTGATCTTCTGGAAAGAGGCCTAGATAAAGAAAGCACGATTTCAAGTTGTGGGGCAGATCGATGTAGCTTAAGCTCAATATTGCATCTACTCCATTGCGTGCGGCAAAGTGCACCCGGAGTTTGTTGAACACTTCTTCCCACATAGTCGGCAACTGCTTTTTGGAAGACAACAAGCCTCCCAATACAACAATAGCCAATGGTAAACCAGCACATTTCTTCACCATTTTTTCCCCAAATTCCTTCAACTCTGGAGGACAACCGTCAGTAACATTGTCAGGGATTGCAGTTCTACAAAACAACTTCCAACCCTCTTCTTCCGAGAGAAGCTGCATGTCATGTGGAACACTTCGAGCATCTGCTTGCAAAGCAACATCCTTATTTCGAGTTGTAAGAAGTAATCTGCTGCCATTACTCTCCTCTGGGAACACCCTTGCAAGACACTTCCAATCGTCACTTTTCCATATGTCATCCAAAACTACCAAAAATCTTTTCTCCTCTAGGTGCTCGTGAAGTAAATCCTCCAACTCGTTCTCCTGCAATTTCTCTATCTGCTTTGGGTTATGAAGAAGTTGGTTTAGAATTTGCTGAAAAATATTCCTGGGTCTACAATCTTCGGATACATAAACCCAGACACGACAAGACTGAAAATGATCCATAACTCTGCTATGATTATAGACTTTCTTGGCAAGAGTAGTTTTGCCGATGCCGCCCATTCCTACCATAGAAACCACGCGGCGCCTTGGGTCCCCCGTGGTCAGCTGCTCCACTAGCTTATTTGCTTCTTCATTCAGGCCCACAATGACATGTTTTTCGGCGCGAGGAGTGGTCCGTCTTAGATTCTGCAGCATCTTACTTGAAGTACTTGTTCCTactccaatattttttattcccaGGATTTCTCGCCTCCTTGAGATGTCATGGAGGTTGGTTTGGATCTCATCAATTTTCTTGCCAAGATTATGCAGATACACGGGCTTTTGGAAAATGCGCTTGACAAAGATTTTTCTCCTCAGGGCCTCAGCCTTAAGGATGAACATGTCGACAACGTCCTCAGCATCATAAGCAACATCTCGGATGTCCGAAACCCAGTTACGCACTCTTGGGTCTTCCTCTTGCTTCGCATCTGCTGCTTCTAAGAAGCAGTTGATCGCCTTCAGATCTCTATGCAGCCTCTCAATTCGTGGGCGCACCTCCTTCAAGAAAATTGCTTCTTCCATGAGTTGGTCACCAATCCTGTTTACGACAAAGGAGATTACAGCCCTTTCCATCTTAATCTTCTCCTTATTACTCCCCTTAAACAGCTGAACGGAGATGATAATCCTGAATAGGAGGGGCTAGAAGCAAGAGCTTATCGTGTTGATCATTCAAACACTACAGTTCTTTTGTGATTTGGTGGAGAGGAATGTATTTTACGTCATGCATGAGCTGGACTTGATTTCAATTGAGCAACTACCCACAATTGAGAGTAACATATCCGCCAATGGTTTCTAGATATCATTTGGTTGCTTCactgcaaaataaaattttcatccatCAGTCTATTTTATCACTTcttgttttctaaattatttttcaaaatgtgtCAGCTAGTTAATGTTAGAAAAAATGTACACCATGTTCTATAATCAACGGTCCCTCACATTCGTGGtgctaaaaaaaacaaaaacgtgATACCTATGGAATATGAAATCTGGATCATTGAATATATGTGGTGAGATCTTGACAATTGAATAAAGGTATAAAAGAATAAGATCAAGATATAAGaatataaacaaatgagattaaGGCATTACAGGACACCGtttgataaatgatgattttttggTAGGTATTGAAAAAATACATTTCTATATTATGACTAAACCCCTTCTTTTATTCTTGTTATCGTGTGATAAAGAAATGAACTTTCGTGTGAACGCAGAAGAGATGACTTAATTTTGATTAACCACATCCCATATAGGCTTTGGTGTTTACATGATGCCTAAAAAGTTGGAGGACTGAAGATTTCTCCGAAGGCTAGTTAACTAGCTTGAGTTATTCTGTTTCCACTCATTCAGCGTGAAAGAGCGTGGAGACGCAATGGCATGTCGTCTTCTTGCCCATCCAAGGAAAGATGTATTGAAcccaaaataaatgaagataaaataagAGTAGTAGTTACAAATTAGAAGTCAGTTTTGAGAAGAATCTGCCTGGGTTTTCTGAAATTGGATATGCATGCCTGGATAATTAAATTTAGGCTGAAAATGTTGGATGGCCGCAGGTTGATGCTTGCATGGCCATGTCTGTTCTTGAAGCTGGCCTATCTGAACTACAGTGTGACATAATTGGATTTAGATCCATGGGGAGTGGTATACctttaggttgtgtttggtaGGGGTATAAGAATGGGAATGAAGGGGAATCAAACATGTGGAAGAGCGGAATAAAAAACTAGACAAGGTGAGGTAGGTTTTAATTCccattaaaatgaattttctattCCCATTCTCATTTGTTAGAAATAATCCAAAAACGGTAATGAATGAGAACTGGAATGGATTTCCCATTCCTCCTATTCAAGCATACAAAGCCCATTACTCTGATCACAGTGCCCACAAGCAGGCTACCGCCTATTGTACAGAGTCATCAAGCAAAATAAGCAGAATTCAACAAACCCCAATAGAGATCAAGACAGCAACACCCGGTGAAGAAGATGAATAGAATGGGGAACTATGGGAAGTGGGAACAGTTCTTTCAGCTGGTTTTATAATAGGGGGGATCGAACCAAATGACAGCAATTGGAGTGTGCAACAAAAGAAAAGTTGAGGAAACAGAGGAATCCAAAGAAGAGTGTGAAGGAATCCTGAAGCTTTGTTTGATGGCCTGAAGAAGAGACAGATATTGTGCTGCTAGGACAAGAcaaaaacatagaaattaatAGGATAACCTTCATTATTTATGGCTAAATCAACATGGTATACAGAAAGAAGGAGACTATTCCAATTTACATAAATTACAAATGGAGGACTTGAAGATATGCTTGCAGGTGAAACAAAAGTGACAAGCTCAAACAGTCACCAGCCTGACTAGGTCTTGACCAAGCACGGATTCGCATCCTTTACAATcatatgtaaaagaaaaacacCATTTATAACTTCATTACCTGAGTCTTCTTGTGTTGCTGCTTATAACCCCAGCAATCATCGGCAATATAAGTGTCATATACTGTCACCATTTCCTGTCTTGCTGAAATGGAGATGAAAATCAAGCACAGCACAGCCTATtagataagggaaaaaaaaggaaaaagaagatgaGGGAGTAAGGCTATAGTTGATTTTGTTTGGATAGTCTCATTTGGGAAAATGATGCCCTCTAGttttattaatagaaaatgaaaaattatgcAGTACAAGAGTTTAACATCGATTTCATTTCAAGTGCATTATGAatagaataaatgaatattaaataatatagcAAGAGTGATCATATCAGTCATATGTACGTGGAGAAAGAACAATGAAAAAATGGTGTTAAACAATGCTCTGTGGCCCATTTTTAAGAACTCTGCCTGGAGTAATACTAGATGTATGAGTGATAAAATGTGAGATTAAGCACAAAAGAGCCAAGTACCTTCTTACATCATGCCAGTCGGACGAACAGGGCAAGGAGGAAATTCAAGGATGATGATCTAGAGATGTAGTAATGACATCTACCTTCTGCAGAAGTAAGAGCTCGCTAAGTCCATTGATGTCCAGGTCGCTTTCAAAAACCTGCAACTGAGTAAGCTTTGACATGCCACCCTTTTCTATATTCAACCTCATCGTGCGGTTTAACCCAAAAAGTTGAATTACTTTGAGTCTAGGAAAGCCATGTGCAGATACTTGCATTTCCTCTCCAAGATATGAGTCCTTCCTTAATCTTAGAGTCAACAATTTTTGCAGCTTCTCCAAAATTGCCATAGGGTCATAGTCCAACTCAGTCTCTTCTAAGGTTAATTGTGTTAGACTTGGTGGGAACTGACGTGCATGAGGTAACTGTGGTATGCGTCCCTTTATTTGCAGCTTAGATAGATGTAGCCAAGAGTTCATGACAAAGGATGGCATGCCGGGGGGATATGCCTCAAGATACAAGGATCCAAGATTCTCCAGTTTGGCAATGGAGTTTGAGAACTCAACCATTTCCAAGTCAAATTTCCCTTGAATTTTCAGTTTCCCAAGGCTAGTTAACTTACTTGTATCATTTTGTCGCCAATCACTGACCCATATGTTAGACAGAGTTTGGAGATAACTTAGAGTGTCAATTAGCAATGGCTTGCCATCTTGACTATGATAGAAGAGGAAGAGATGTcgtagatttttcattttttgtatcaCAGTTGGCTTTTCCAATATAACAATACCAATATCCAAAGTTTGCCACCTCCTTAAATTACCTAAAGAGGTTggaagctttgaaaagaacgaATTACTCTCACGGAATGTGAATGGAAGCTTTATACTCAAGTACGTTAAATGAATTAGTCTCCCAACTGAACTTGATAATCTATTGCGAAACTCTATACCTTCCAAGTTTAACACTATGCAATTTAAAATGCCTATAACGGAAATGAGGTGGgagaaattaaatcaaattgtCAGTTTTTGGGTCGAAAGAGTGAAGGGTGCGAAGATATGTAGTTGAAACATACCCCCCTGAGCCAAAATGGATACCTTGTCGACGACATTTGGTTGAAGGGTGAGATGAACTAGATGAGGGAACATGAACTATGTTATTTTGAATCTCAAAAAGCTTTTGCTTTTTTGCCTTCTTTATGCATAAATCCCTCACTAGATCATGAACCCGACATTTTTTAATTCTCTCATTAATACTCACTGCTACTACTTGAATCAAATTTCTATTGATTAACTCATTCAAATAATCCTCAGCAGTGTCCTCCATTCTTTGTTCATCTTGTTGTGGAATAAAACCCTCTGCAATCCATAAAAGGAGTAAT includes the following:
- the LOC117911557 gene encoding uncharacterized protein LOC117911557; the protein is MEWFFHKRRGPEWKHGWTGQTLNNISTPPLPLLAIFAIVILLWSLSNYTSYKAQLYQTTNNFQLFLFLLPILFIFLIASSSSDGRPSFQAPNPHHESNHRAGSFPWGVAVLVGVLLVLVSYQSLFQSKWFGALRSSV
- the LOC117911358 gene encoding uncharacterized protein LOC117911358 — protein: MAYRRRSIASSIADVFTISPLPYPVLLILAVILIFFSISWYVSYDSIIEAAEVQMSWALLAIPILLLMAVHLVSSMENSDLFSASSPYGYRRRSYQSPQEGSSPWGVAALIVLLLIMVKYQSVFHDSWLV
- the LOC117911195 gene encoding disease resistance protein RPP13-like, with translation MERAVISFVVNRIGDQLMEEAIFLKEVRPRIERLHRDLKAINCFLEAADAKQEEDPRVRNWVSDIRDVAYDAEDVVDMFILKAEALRRKIFVKRIFQKPVYLHNLGKKIDEIQTNLHDISRRREILGIKNIGVGTSTSSKMLQNLRRTTPRAEKHVIVGLNEEANKLVEQLTTGDPRRRVVSMVGMGGIGKTTLAKKVYNHSRVMDHFQSCRVWVYVSEDCRPRNIFQQILNQLLHNPKQIEKLQENELEDLLHEHLEEKRFLVVLDDIWKSDDWKCLARVFPEESNGSRLLLTTRNKDVALQADARSVPHDMQLLSEEEGWKLFCRTAIPDNVTDGCPPELKEFGEKMVKKCAGLPLAIVVLGGLLSSKKQLPTMWEEVFNKLRVHFAARNGVDAILSLSYIDLPHNLKSCFLYLGLFPEDQVISKRTLLLLWMAEGFIPQQDEQRLEDTAEDYLNELINRNLVQAVAVSVNERVTECRIHDLVRDLCIKKAKEQNFVEIQKDIVSLPSTTSSFPFTKSRRLGIYLDLERYASREHSTPYIRSLFFFVLQRSPHSRYYGILSWLDFIYKYFKLLRVLDLGNVKIYEPPNSFGKLVHLRYLRLTAHRYSNCPPSCLGSLQDCVNFPTSLDELRSLQTLDICISKGTPTMIEKMKNLRHLFLSYDREDDKPLRIDNLRNLQTLSGIWFSDWQQNDTSDLTSLRKLKIKMDDAIVVEFSNSIAKLENLRSLYLKASHFSGVPSFDMSSLLHLSKLHMERSIGQLHEFPPNLTQLTLEDTELDYDPMVILEKLPKLLTLRLRMWSYRGWEMQVSAGGFPQLKILQLSDLYGPMKLLIIEKGGMTNLTQLQIFRSVLDIYGLGELLHLKRIDVIDISPHSHRWISSLPCSSEWQDIRRRKKARIYGTYTGNDSWGYMQQHN